GTTACGGCGCGGGTGTAGTCGCGCGTTTCCTTGCCGATGAACAGGTCCTTGAACTGGACCATGCCCGAATTGGTGAACAGCAGCGTCGGGTCGGCCGACGGGACGAGGTTGGAGCTGCGCACCAGCCGGTGCTGTTTCGAGACGAAGTAATCGATGAACAGCTTCCGCAGTTCATTGCCGCTAATCCGCTTTTTCATAGCCCCTTACCATACCAGAATACGGGGGCCGATAAAACCGTTTTGCGTCCGCGTTTACAGCCAGCGGTTTTTGCGGAAATAGTAGAGCATCACCCCGGTGACGGTGAAACAGATGGCCCAGAACGTGGCGTAGCCGTAGTGCCAGTCCAGTTCGGGCAGATGTTTAAAGTTCATGCCGTACACCCCCGCCAAAAAGGTGAGCGGGATGAAGATGGTGGCGATGATGGTGAGTATCTTCATCACCTCGTTCGTCCGGATGCTCATGCTGGTGAGGTGGATGTCCATCAGCCCCGACAGGGTATCGCGGAACGTTTCAATGGTGTCGATCACGAGATTGGTGTGGTCGTAGAGGTCGCGCAGGTATACGCGCGTCCCTTCATGGAACAGTTGCCCCCCGCTGCGTCCGACAATCCCCACGCTGTCGCGCAACGGCCACACCGATTTGCGCATTTCGATCAGCGCCTGCTTGAGGCTGTGCAACGGCCCGATAACATCCCCCGCATCCCCTTCGGTTATCGAGTCTTCAAGGAGGTCCATGTCCTCCTCCAGTTCCTCAAGGCGCACCAGATAGCTGTCCACAATGGAGTCCAGCAGCGTATACGCCAGGTAGTCCGGCCCATGCCGCCGCACGCGCCCTTTGTCGCGGCGGATGCGGTCGCGCACCGGCTCCAGCACCGCGCTTTTGCGTTCTTCAAACGAGATCACGAAACCGTGCCCCAATATGATCGATACCTGCTCCGCCCCCAGTTCCGCCGTGGCTTCATCGAACTGGAACGTCTTGAGAACGATGTACAGATAATCGCCGTAGTCTTCCACTTTGGGGCGCTGGCTGGTGTTGAGAATGTCTTCGATGACGAGGGGATGCAGGCCGAAGGCGGTGCAGAGCTTTTCAATCACCTCGACATCGTGAATGCCGACGACGTTGATCCAGGTGACGGTCGGCACGTCGCGGAACGGCGCGCAATCGTCCACGGAGGCGATCTTCGTTTCGGTATACTGCTCGGCGTTGAAATCGAAGATGGTTATGCCGGTGACGGCGCTGTGCTGTTCGCCGATATGCACCAATTCGCCGGGGGCCAACCCCGCCGACCGCGAAGGGCTTTTGTAGCTCCTGTTCAACGCCATACTTCCCCTTAAACGCCAGATTTTTTTACACGATAACATAGCCGCCGCCTGTTCGCCAACAAGCCCGCGCGGGCGCGCCCGCGGTTAAGGTAGAATGGGGGCCGGACCGAAATGAAAG
The Nitrospinota bacterium DNA segment above includes these coding regions:
- the corA gene encoding magnesium/cobalt transporter CorA, yielding MALNRSYKSPSRSAGLAPGELVHIGEQHSAVTGITIFDFNAEQYTETKIASVDDCAPFRDVPTVTWINVVGIHDVEVIEKLCTAFGLHPLVIEDILNTSQRPKVEDYGDYLYIVLKTFQFDEATAELGAEQVSIILGHGFVISFEERKSAVLEPVRDRIRRDKGRVRRHGPDYLAYTLLDSIVDSYLVRLEELEEDMDLLEDSITEGDAGDVIGPLHSLKQALIEMRKSVWPLRDSVGIVGRSGGQLFHEGTRVYLRDLYDHTNLVIDTIETFRDTLSGLMDIHLTSMSIRTNEVMKILTIIATIFIPLTFLAGVYGMNFKHLPELDWHYGYATFWAICFTVTGVMLYYFRKNRWL